TTTAGAGCCTTGGCCAATCGGGTGATATCTTGCCGGCCGGAAGCGGACAGCGGCCGTTCGGCATCCGAATCCACCCCCGCCTCAGCAGCCGAGGGGGACTGGCCGTGGCGGATAATATAGACGCGCATGATTAAAGGCAGGGGAAAATACGCGCAAAAATCAGGCCCGCCTGCTCCAGAATCATGCCGAAGGCGAACCAGGACGGCCAATAATCGAGCCGGATATAGCCTTTAACGGACCATTTTGTTTTTCCGTAATCCCAGGGGCAAAAGCCTATGGTTTGATCCAAAAGCCAGCCCCAAAAAAATTCGATGCCGAAAATGCCCGCGGTGTAGATCAGGCCCCTGAGCGGCCAGGTCAGGTCCGCGACGCCCGCCCATGATTGCACGGCCGGATGAAAACCGACGGCCGCGCTCAAGCCGTAAACCACGGGCGTCCAGAGCCAGGTTTCACAGGAGAGGTGCCAGTCGACCGGTTTTTTAGACTTCACGCTGCCTAAAATTTTTTTGACGCCCGTGAATACGGATTCCGAGGAAAACCCGATCATGCTGAAGAAAATCCAGGAATAAAGAAAATAGTTCATCCCTGATCCCAGCGAAGCAGCAAACCCTCGATGCCCAAGCCCGGTCCCATGGCCGCCAACAGCGCCAAATCGCCTGTTTTAGGCTCTTTTGATTCCATCACGTTTTTTAAAACCACGAGGGAGGTGGCCGAAGCCAAATTGCCATGATGGCGAAAGACGTCGCGCGTGAAGCGAAGCTCGGTGTTATGAAAGTCCATCAAGGATTCGATGTGATCCAGGATTTTCGGGCCGGCTGGGTGGATCATCCAAAATTTGACGGATTTTATTTTGGGGCCGATCGAGCGCCGGGCGAATTGTTGGAAGAGCCGCCCCATCAAGGAGCGGATTTCCTTCGATAACGCGAAG
This genomic stretch from Elusimicrobiota bacterium harbors:
- a CDS encoding histidine phosphatase family protein, with product MRVYIIRHGQSPSAAEAGVDSDAERPLSASGRQDITRLAKAL